In the Chroococcidiopsis sp. SAG 2025 genome, one interval contains:
- a CDS encoding fused MFS/spermidine synthase has product MSLEFSSWLSDQTTSDEIRLLRRVGGMEAKSTQFQTMEFAKTAAFGDVLVLDDTIQSAEVDEYLYHEALVQPAMVIHPDPQRVLIIGGGEGATPREVLKHPNVKSLVMVDLDRELVEFCQQKLPSWHQGAFSDSRLELLHTDGRAYLAQQEAKFDVIILDITDALEEGPAIALYTKQFYFLCQQRLSESGVMVVQGFSLSPLKWTEHATIRRTIHSVFPIVRSYSIFIPSFACTWGFIIATNNIDPANLSHGEIEQRIGERNLANKLKAYDAVSHTGMFGLPKDLRLKLAQPGNVLEDGKPLVFE; this is encoded by the coding sequence ATGAGTCTAGAATTTAGTAGCTGGCTGAGCGATCAGACAACCTCAGATGAAATTCGCCTGTTGCGGCGAGTTGGAGGTATGGAGGCTAAATCGACTCAATTTCAAACGATGGAATTTGCCAAAACAGCAGCTTTCGGTGACGTGCTGGTGTTGGATGATACGATTCAATCGGCTGAGGTCGATGAGTATCTATATCATGAGGCGTTGGTACAGCCAGCAATGGTGATTCATCCCGATCCGCAACGGGTATTAATTATTGGTGGCGGGGAAGGTGCAACACCGCGAGAAGTTTTGAAGCATCCCAACGTCAAATCTTTGGTGATGGTGGATTTAGATCGAGAATTGGTGGAATTCTGTCAGCAAAAACTTCCTTCTTGGCATCAAGGTGCTTTTAGCGATTCGCGATTGGAATTGTTACATACTGATGGTCGCGCATATTTGGCACAGCAAGAAGCTAAGTTTGATGTAATTATCCTTGATATTACTGATGCTTTAGAAGAGGGACCCGCGATCGCACTTTATACCAAACAGTTTTATTTCCTTTGTCAGCAGCGACTCTCAGAATCGGGGGTAATGGTAGTCCAAGGATTTTCTCTTTCGCCTCTGAAATGGACGGAACACGCTACAATTCGGCGGACTATTCATAGTGTCTTTCCTATCGTCCGCAGCTATTCTATATTTATTCCCTCTTTTGCTTGTACGTGGGGATTTATTATTGCTACCAATAATATTGACCCTGCTAATTTGAGTCATGGTGAGATCGAGCAGAGGATAGGCGAGCGCAATTTAGCTAACAAGCTCAAAGCATACGATGCTGTGAGTCATACAGGTATGTTTGGCTTACCAAAAGATTTACGGCTTAAATTAGCACAGCCTGGAAATGTTTTGGAAGATGGTAAACCTCTAGTTTTTGAGTAG
- the speD gene encoding adenosylmethionine decarboxylase codes for MEKRFDFYGRHLLLNFSGCEADMDDLEQIERDMVRAVSAVGATIVAHLKHKFEPCGVSVVLMLSESHASIHTYPEYRACFLDIFTCGDLDVVPFGEVLETLWRPKWVSKQLHERSDPAIVQASQLPLMLRK; via the coding sequence ATGGAAAAGCGATTCGATTTTTACGGTCGGCATTTGCTGCTGAATTTTTCTGGTTGTGAAGCTGACATGGACGATCTAGAACAGATCGAACGCGATATGGTCAGAGCAGTTAGTGCAGTAGGAGCTACCATTGTGGCGCATCTCAAGCACAAATTTGAACCTTGCGGCGTTTCGGTTGTGTTAATGCTTTCCGAGTCTCACGCCAGCATTCACACATATCCAGAATACCGAGCTTGTTTCTTAGATATTTTTACCTGTGGTGATTTAGATGTCGTACCCTTTGGTGAAGTATTAGAAACACTCTGGCGACCGAAATGGGTTTCCAAGCAATTGCACGAAAGATCCGATCCGGCGATCGTTCAAGCGTCGCAGTTGCCATTAATGCTGAGAAAGTGA
- a CDS encoding flavin monoamine oxidase family protein: MGRSLLFQDLKRAIKIGLYAQKNHLSISQGIEQIAQMQASAAQSTVRERETQLTGTALGNVAMQLERSYVSPQGERDVKIGIVGAGLAGLACGYELKQQGISATIYEASDRVGGRCYSLGKTFPGAAKFPHQVIERGGELIDSQNKTILRWARQFQLTLEDASQQPGEFACYFNRQHYTQSAILEEYQAFLAEITRDLQEISATPTVDCFTSADARFDQINLLEYLEKRQVGDTIKAAMNAAYMAEYGLELEEQSCLNFLLVVRDIETSQASPFQIFSDERYHIVEGNEQIVRGLSQELQGQIELGMRLVRVRKNSTNRIEVTFDNGDRTIDVAYDAVVLAIPFSLLRQVELDANLELPDWKREAIDKLDQATHAKMMLGFNGRPWADRGSSGASYSNLSHHQTTWETNPTGASRDRAILVDFSSGRRGATLDLNRVQTEAHLFLKDLEKVYPGAIAQATRDRAGDLLVHLENWTANPLAQGSYSCYKPGQFTTICGNEGKPVDNLFFAGEHTNSFYEWQGYMEGAALSGIKAASDILQHLKLTILRC; encoded by the coding sequence ATGGGTCGTTCATTATTGTTTCAAGACCTTAAACGTGCTATAAAAATCGGACTTTACGCCCAAAAAAATCATCTCTCAATCAGTCAGGGTATCGAACAGATAGCTCAGATGCAAGCCAGTGCTGCTCAATCCACGGTACGGGAAAGAGAAACCCAACTAACGGGAACAGCTCTGGGGAACGTGGCGATGCAGCTAGAGCGCTCTTACGTTTCGCCTCAGGGGGAGCGAGATGTCAAAATTGGCATTGTAGGCGCGGGATTGGCAGGTTTAGCTTGTGGCTACGAACTAAAACAGCAAGGGATCTCTGCCACAATTTACGAAGCGAGTGATCGCGTCGGCGGACGTTGCTATTCGCTCGGTAAAACATTCCCTGGAGCCGCGAAATTTCCCCACCAAGTCATCGAACGGGGTGGAGAACTGATCGATAGCCAAAACAAAACTATCCTGCGCTGGGCGCGACAATTTCAACTGACGCTGGAAGACGCGTCTCAGCAGCCAGGAGAATTCGCTTGCTATTTCAACAGACAGCATTACACTCAGTCAGCGATTTTAGAAGAATATCAAGCGTTTCTAGCTGAAATAACCCGAGATCTACAAGAAATATCCGCCACACCAACTGTAGATTGCTTTACGTCAGCGGATGCACGATTTGACCAAATCAATTTATTGGAATATCTAGAAAAACGCCAAGTAGGAGATACAATTAAGGCTGCAATGAATGCAGCCTATATGGCAGAATATGGGCTGGAGTTGGAAGAACAAAGCTGTCTGAATTTTTTGTTGGTGGTACGAGACATTGAAACATCACAAGCTTCTCCCTTTCAAATTTTTAGTGACGAGCGTTATCACATCGTTGAGGGTAACGAGCAAATCGTCCGAGGATTAAGTCAAGAACTCCAAGGACAGATTGAGTTGGGGATGAGACTGGTGAGGGTACGCAAGAATTCAACAAACCGCATAGAAGTCACTTTCGACAACGGCGATCGCACGATTGATGTTGCATACGATGCCGTAGTATTAGCAATTCCTTTTTCACTACTGCGTCAAGTCGAACTAGACGCAAACCTAGAACTACCAGATTGGAAGCGGGAAGCAATTGATAAACTCGATCAAGCAACTCACGCCAAAATGATGCTGGGTTTTAACGGTCGTCCTTGGGCAGATCGTGGCAGTAGCGGTGCATCATACTCTAATTTGTCCCACCATCAAACCACTTGGGAAACAAACCCAACTGGAGCAAGTCGCGATCGCGCCATATTAGTAGACTTTTCTAGTGGTAGAAGGGGAGCGACGCTCGATCTCAATCGCGTGCAAACAGAAGCGCACCTATTTTTGAAAGATTTGGAAAAAGTTTATCCTGGGGCGATCGCCCAAGCAACACGCGATCGTGCTGGCGATCTCCTCGTACATCTAGAAAACTGGACTGCTAACCCCCTCGCCCAAGGTAGCTACTCCTGTTACAAGCCAGGGCAATTTACCACGATTTGCGGTAACGAAGGCAAGCCAGTTGACAACCTGTTTTTTGCAGGGGAACACACAAATTCTTTCTATGAATGGCAAGGCTACATGGAAGGAGCAGCCCTATCTGGGATTAAAGCCGCTAGCGACATTTTGCAACATCTCAAGCTGACCATCTTGCGATGCTGA
- a CDS encoding DMT family transporter, with the protein MYLMMVLVAAFAYTLGGMYMKLSKGLSELVPSLLVYFFLIAGASIEAIAMNDSSLGVTYLFVVGLEFILAFLVGALLFRESYSHGNLFGVSLIVAGIILLSAGEY; encoded by the coding sequence ATGTATTTAATGATGGTGTTAGTTGCCGCATTTGCTTATACCTTGGGTGGAATGTATATGAAACTTTCCAAGGGACTATCTGAACTCGTACCTAGTTTGCTAGTTTACTTCTTTTTAATTGCCGGGGCTAGTATTGAAGCCATAGCCATGAACGACTCTAGTTTAGGAGTCACCTATCTTTTCGTGGTTGGGTTAGAATTTATTTTGGCATTTTTAGTCGGAGCTTTGCTTTTTCGCGAAAGCTATTCTCATGGCAACCTATTTGGTGTATCTTTGATTGTTGCCGGAATTATTCTTTTGAGTGCAGGAGAATACTAA
- a CDS encoding CsbD family protein — MSIEKRVEAVAKNVEGKAQEAMSELTGDPKDKLEGQAKQEDAATMHAQEDVKDKAKDFIDKTF; from the coding sequence ATGAGCATCGAAAAAAGAGTTGAAGCAGTTGCTAAGAACGTTGAAGGTAAAGCTCAAGAAGCGATGAGCGAGCTGACAGGCGATCCCAAAGATAAGTTGGAAGGACAAGCAAAACAAGAGGATGCAGCCACAATGCACGCTCAAGAAGATGTTAAAGATAAAGCTAAAGATTTCATCGACAAAACTTTTTAA